A portion of the Clavibacter michiganensis genome contains these proteins:
- a CDS encoding fluoride efflux transporter FluC, with translation MTTRSHDAATGGQLPDDPDVDVDDPTTSPRPVHLRWRYLGLVALGGTVGTGARETISYVFPAADGVSWAIFWINVTGALLLGLLLEHLAHRGPDEGRRRTTRLLVGTGALGGFTTYSALASSTAALILDDHALVGAGYALLTVVTGALATTIGLVTARALRPRGAHS, from the coding sequence GACGCCGCAACGGGTGGGCAGTTGCCTGATGACCCCGACGTCGACGTCGATGACCCCACGACCTCACCGCGACCGGTGCACCTGCGCTGGCGGTACCTCGGACTCGTCGCGCTCGGCGGCACGGTCGGCACCGGAGCGCGAGAGACCATCAGCTACGTCTTCCCTGCCGCCGACGGGGTGTCCTGGGCGATCTTCTGGATCAACGTCACCGGTGCGCTCCTACTCGGGCTGCTGCTGGAGCATCTCGCACATCGAGGCCCTGACGAAGGCCGCCGCCGCACCACCCGGCTGCTCGTGGGGACCGGAGCGCTCGGCGGGTTCACGACCTACAGCGCCCTCGCGTCCAGCACGGCCGCCCTGATCCTCGACGACCATGCGCTCGTCGGCGCCGGGTATGCGTTGCTCACGGTCGTGACCGGCGCCCTGGCCACCACCATCGGTCTCGTCACCGCGCGTGCGCTCCGGCCCAGAGGAGCGCACTCATGA